TCGGCCGCGCATCCGTACGATTTCGACGTGACGATCGTCGGCGCCGGTCCGGTCGGGCTCGCGCTGGCCGGGTGGCTCGCCCGCCGCAGCGCGACGCGGGCGCTGAAGATCGCGCTGATCGACGCGCGCGAGCCGGAGGATTCGATCGCCGATCCGCGCGCGATCGCCGTATCGCACGGCAGCCGGATGATTCTCGAACCGCTGCGCTGGCCCGCCGATGCCACCGCGATCCAGCGCATTCACGTGTCGCAGCGCGGGCACTTCGGGCGCACATTGATCGATCACGCCGAGCATGGACTGCCGGCGCTCGGCTACGTGCTGCGTTACGGATCGATCGTGCATGGTCTGGCCGAGGCGGTGCACGCCACACCGGTGCACTGGTTCCGCTCGACGTCGGCCGCCGCGCCGGTTCAGGAACACGACGGCGTGACGCTGCCGATCGAAACCGCGGGCGTCGCGCGCACGCTGCGTACGCGGATTCTGGTCAGTGCCGAGGGCGGCTTGTTCGGCGATCAGAAGACGGGGAAAGGAACGGGGGTTGGTGCGAATGCGGGTGCGGATGGGGATACCGGCAAGCGCGCCGAAGAAGCATCCGACGACACTGCGCCCACGCCTCGCCGCCAACCCGCCACGAAGAACGGCTCACGCGACTACGGCCAAACCGCGCTGGTCGGCACGGTGACGGTATCCGCACCGCAACCGCACGTCGCCTGGGAACGCTTCACCTCGCAAGGCCCGATCGCGTTGCTGCCGATGGGCGGCGTACGCGGCGCGGACTACGCGCTGGTGTGGTGCTGCGCGCCGGAAGAAGCCGCGCGCCGCGCGCAGCTTGCCGACGCCGATTTCCTGCGCGAGCTCGGCGCGGCGTTCGGCGACCGCATGGGCCGTTTCACGCAGATCAAGGGGCGCGCGTCGTTCCCCTTGGGCCTGAACGCGGTCGATACGCAAGTGAACGGCCGCGTCGTCTCGATCGGCAACGCGGCGCAGACGCTGCATCCGGTGGCGGGCCAGGGCCTGAACCTCGGTCTGCGCGACGCCCACTCGCTCGTCGACGCGTTGTCCACCGAAGGCCCGACCCCGCTCGCGCTGGCTACCTTCGCACAACGCCGCGCGCTCGACCGGCGCCTGACGATCGGCGCCACCGACACGCTCGCGCGCCTGTTCACCGTCGATTTCGCGCCGCTCGCGATCATGCGCGGCCTCGCGCTGACCGCGCTCGAATTCGTGCCGCCGGTCAAAACCGCGTTGGCGCGTCAGATGATGTTCGGCCAGCGCCGCTGAATCTGCCCGAGCCTGATTCAGCAGCTTTAGCCGGCCGAGCCGGTCCATCACGCACGCGCCGCGCCGTCTTTTCAGGCGGCGCGGCGCGCTCCCGCAGTGAGACGCCGGGTCTATGAACCGGCCCACTTTCATAGAAGATTTAATGGGTTACGACGGCTACATGTCGGGTGCCGGCAATCCGTTAACGCTAAAATAGCGGTTTTCCCTCGCAATTCGCGAACGCTCCGATTGACACTTTCGGCAATCGGCCGCATCGCACGTCCACGTCATGCCCACTCTCGGCTCCCACAATCTGCGCAACAACCTGTTCGTCGCGCCCATGGCGGGGGTGACCGACCGTCCGTTCCGGCAACTCTGCAAGCGTCTCGGCGCGGGCTACGCGGTGTCGGAAATGGTCGCCTCGAACGCGCAGCTGTGGAAAAGCGAAAAGACCATGCGTCGCGCGAACCATACCGGCGAGGTCGAACCGATCGCCGTGCAGATCGCCGGCGCCGATCCGGCCATGATGGCCGAGGCCGCGCGCTACAACGTGGCGAATGGCGCGCAGATCATCGACATCAATATGGGTTGTCCGGCCAAGAAGGTCTGCAACGTCGCGGCCGGCTCCGCGCTGTTGCAGAACGAACCGCTGGTGCAGCGCATCGTCGAGGCGGTGGTGGGCGCGGTGGGCATCGGGCCCGACGCGGTGCCCGTCACGCTGAAAATCCGCACCGGCTGGAATCGCGAGAACAAGAACGCGCTGAACGTCGCGCGCCTCGCCGAAAACGCCGGCATCTCGATGCTGACCGTGCATGGCCGCACCCGCGCCGATCTCTATCACGGCGACGCCGAATACGAGACCATCGCCGCGGTGAAAGCCGCCGTGCGCATTCCGGTGGTGGCCAACGGCGACATCACGTCGCCGCGCAAGGCGCGCGAAGTGCTCGCCGCCACCGGCGCCGACGCCATCATGATCGGCCGCGCCGCGCAGGGGCGCCCGTGGCTGTTCCGCGAGATCGAGTACTTCCTGCAAACGGGCGAATTGCTGCCGCCGCCGCGCATCGACGAAATCCAGCAGGTGATGAACGAGCATCTCGAAGATCACTACGCGTTCTATGGGGAGTTTACCGGCGTGCGCACTGCGCGTAAGCACATCGGCTGGTACACTCGCGGCCTTTCTGGCGCCAATGTGTTCCGGCATCGCATGAATACGCTGGACACCACGCGCGAACAACTCCTCGCCGTCAACGAGTTCTTCGACGCACAGAAGGCGATCTCCGACCGCCTCGTCTACGTCGACGAAACGCTCAACGAGAACGGTGAGCCGGACCCAACCGACCGACTAGCAGCATGAGCAAGAACAATATCGAACAATCTGTCCGCGACAGCCTGGGCGTGTATTTCCAGGATCTCGACGGCTCCAATCCGCACGACGTCTACGACATGGTGATTTCGTGCGTTGAAAAACCCCTGCTCGAAGTGGTGCTCGAGCAGGCCGGCGGCAATCAGTCGCTGGCCGCCGAGTATCTCGGCATCAACCGCAATACGCTGCGCAAGAAGCTGCAACAGCACGGTTTGCTGTAGTTCCATCGCGTTTCGTTGCCGTTTCTTCGCGCCCTGCCACGTTTCCCCTTCGGCTTTTCGTCTTCATCATGATCAAGCAAGCGCTCATCTCCGTTTCCGACAAGTCCGGCATCGTCGACTTCGCCAAGTCGCTGTCAGACCTCGGCGTCAAGATCCTGTCGACCGGCGGCACCGCGAAACTGCTCGCGGACGCGGGTCTGTCCGTTACCGAAGTCGCCGATTACACGGGCTTCCCGGAAATGCTGGACGGGCGCGTGAAAACATTGCATCCGAAGGTGCACGGCGGCATTCTCGCGCGCCGCGATCTGCCGGAACACATGGCCGCGCTTGAAAAGCACGACATTCCGA
The sequence above is a segment of the Paraburkholderia sp. D15 genome. Coding sequences within it:
- a CDS encoding UbiH/UbiF/VisC/COQ6 family ubiquinone biosynthesis hydroxylase, whose protein sequence is MNEVSPSTVILKPASAAHPYDFDVTIVGAGPVGLALAGWLARRSATRALKIALIDAREPEDSIADPRAIAVSHGSRMILEPLRWPADATAIQRIHVSQRGHFGRTLIDHAEHGLPALGYVLRYGSIVHGLAEAVHATPVHWFRSTSAAAPVQEHDGVTLPIETAGVARTLRTRILVSAEGGLFGDQKTGKGTGVGANAGADGDTGKRAEEASDDTAPTPRRQPATKNGSRDYGQTALVGTVTVSAPQPHVAWERFTSQGPIALLPMGGVRGADYALVWCCAPEEAARRAQLADADFLRELGAAFGDRMGRFTQIKGRASFPLGLNAVDTQVNGRVVSIGNAAQTLHPVAGQGLNLGLRDAHSLVDALSTEGPTPLALATFAQRRALDRRLTIGATDTLARLFTVDFAPLAIMRGLALTALEFVPPVKTALARQMMFGQRR
- the dusB gene encoding tRNA dihydrouridine synthase DusB, with amino-acid sequence MPTLGSHNLRNNLFVAPMAGVTDRPFRQLCKRLGAGYAVSEMVASNAQLWKSEKTMRRANHTGEVEPIAVQIAGADPAMMAEAARYNVANGAQIIDINMGCPAKKVCNVAAGSALLQNEPLVQRIVEAVVGAVGIGPDAVPVTLKIRTGWNRENKNALNVARLAENAGISMLTVHGRTRADLYHGDAEYETIAAVKAAVRIPVVANGDITSPRKAREVLAATGADAIMIGRAAQGRPWLFREIEYFLQTGELLPPPRIDEIQQVMNEHLEDHYAFYGEFTGVRTARKHIGWYTRGLSGANVFRHRMNTLDTTREQLLAVNEFFDAQKAISDRLVYVDETLNENGEPDPTDRLAA
- a CDS encoding Fis family transcriptional regulator, which encodes MSKNNIEQSVRDSLGVYFQDLDGSNPHDVYDMVISCVEKPLLEVVLEQAGGNQSLAAEYLGINRNTLRKKLQQHGLL